Genomic DNA from Streptomyces sp. NBC_01571:
CGAGCGCCACACTGTCCGGCACAGGCTTACTGTCGGCGTCGAGCAGCCCCGGCCACTTGCCCTTCGGCACGTTCGGGTCCGTGGGCGGCGTGGGCTTCCGGGTCCGGTTCAGATAGGCCCGGTCGAACTCGGCCGGGTCCATCTTCTCCAGCTCGGCAGCGATGATGGCCTCGGTCACCGTGTGTCCCAGTGCGGGCAGCGTGGCCCGCCACGTCGCCGGGTTCGCCCGGTCCATATCCTCCGGAGCGAACCACTCGAAGTAGCAGGCCCGAGGCCGGGCCGCCGCGGCGTCCTCGGCGAGCGCCGCCCACAGGGCCTCGATCAGTGCACGGCCCATCTCCCGCTTCTTGTTCAGCCACACGCTCTTCGTCGTGCCGCCGGCCGACGCCCACCACAGCTGGGCCATGGATCGGGTCAGCATCGCCGGGGAGAACGCCTGCTCCAGCCGGTCGTCCTCATGAGCGAACGCCTCGTCGATGAACCCCAGGTCGAGCGGCGGGCCGTGCCCGGCTTTCTCGGTGTTCGCCGTGATGCCCATGCGCGAGCGGGTCGACGGCCACAGGATCGCCTCGTTGCCGTTGCTCTTCCGGATCCTGGCGCGCTTGGCCAGATCGGAGCCGGAGATCTTCTCCCAGAACTCATCCTCCCAGCGCTGCCGCGCCATGCCCCTCGTCTGCGCGGCGTAGACGATGTTCTGCCGCTGCCAGGCCAGCGCGCGGTGCACCTGGGCACCGAGGCACAGCTCGGTCTTGCCCTGCTGCCGGGAGACGGACAGGCCGACCTCGCGGTGCGCGAACAGGCCCGTCTCGGGGTCGATCTCCAGGGCGACGTCCGACACGTATTTCTGCCACGGCATCGGCGGGGCGCCGAGCTTGGCCATGACCTTCCACAGCTTCGGTCCGAGCGACGGCCTGTCCGGGTGGCGCGGTGTCCCCCAACGCGGCGGGCACTCCAGGCCGTACCGCTCGTACAGATCCTCGGCGAACTCAGTCGGGGGAGCCCAGGTCTCCGAGGTCGTCGTCATCGTCAGCGGCCCGCCCCTCCAGCAGCTGGGCGAGCGTCTGACGGAGCTCGCGGGTCAACTGAGGCAGCATCTTGTCGTCCTGGGCGACGGGCTCACCGCACGTCTCGCACGCGCCGGTGGCCGCAGCGTCGATGCGGCCGGCGAGCGTGTACGCCAGCTCCGACAGCGATGGCTCCACGCCGACCAGGTCGCCGAGCTGCTCGACGTCGCTCCGGACGGCGTCCTCCACCGAGCCCATGGCCGCCCCCTTCCATGATCATCCGGTCGGCATTGGCCCGGGGGGAGAAAAATAAAAGCTGGTCGCGGGGTTGAGAAGATGATCTTCCCTAAAAAATCTTGGCCGTCTCGGATCCGAACTGATCTGATCGGTCTGATCGTCGATCTCACGCGCCTCTGACCTGCATGTTTGTCAGGACACTCCGGGCATACGTCCGCCCCGCATCCGTTCCTCGCTGCGCACCAGGTCGGACAGCCAGCGTGGGTCGATGCGGGCCTCGCGGCGCAGCACGTAGCTGACGGCCTCACGGTTGGCCGGGTCCTTCAGCCAGCGAGCGATGTCGTCATGGCTGGGTTCGGCAGGGGGCGGCGGGGGTGGTGCTGCCGAACGTTCAGGCTGTGCCCCGCTGGCCTGATGCATGCCGTCCTCCCTCATCCGACGAGAGGTTCACAGGCCAGTAGTTCCTTGCCGCGTTCCTCGTACCACCGGATGATGGCGGCCTCGACGACTTCGCGAGCCTCAGCGGTGACGTCGTCGGCGTACATCTGCTCGCCGTCCTTTTCGGGCAGGTTGTCGACGGAGTGGACGACCAGGCTCACGTTGAAGCCGGTGCTGGTCTTGCTCACACGTCCTCCTCTACGGTCCGGCGAACCAGTCGACGCTGGTCTGCAGCTGGACGACGTCGGCGAGGGGGCGGTCGCCCTTCTCGTTGTTGCACTTGCGGAGGCAGGTGGGGCAGCCGATGACGCCGTGGATGGGCGCGAGGTTGTCGGGGTCGCGCCGTGCGCCGCCCTTGCTGACGGGGATGATGTGGTCGGCCGTGTCGGCGGCACCGTGGCCGCAGACGATGCACACGTCGGACTCGGCGAGCAGGCGGGCGCGCATCTGCCGGAACTCGTAGCTGGTGAGCTCTGACCGGTCGGTGGCCATGCTCACCTCCAGGTACGCCGAGGCCCGGCCTGCGTGTGCGGGCCGGGCCTGGTCGGTGCAGTGTCAGCGGCGGCGGAACAGGCAGACGAGGGCGACGCGTTCGCCTCCGAGAGTCTTGCTCTCGGCGGCCGCCATGTTGGCGAGCGCCCAGCCTTGGGCCTCGATGGCTTCGATCTGTTCGCCGACGCCGGTCATGGGCGCGGTCGTCATGCTGGTCTTGTTGGCCTCGATGAACTTGTACACGAGGACGC
This window encodes:
- a CDS encoding terminase family protein, yielding MTTTSETWAPPTEFAEDLYERYGLECPPRWGTPRHPDRPSLGPKLWKVMAKLGAPPMPWQKYVSDVALEIDPETGLFAHREVGLSVSRQQGKTELCLGAQVHRALAWQRQNIVYAAQTRGMARQRWEDEFWEKISGSDLAKRARIRKSNGNEAILWPSTRSRMGITANTEKAGHGPPLDLGFIDEAFAHEDDRLEQAFSPAMLTRSMAQLWWASAGGTTKSVWLNKKREMGRALIEALWAALAEDAAAARPRACYFEWFAPEDMDRANPATWRATLPALGHTVTEAIIAAELEKMDPAEFDRAYLNRTRKPTPPTDPNVPKGKWPGLLDADSKPVPDSVALAIDVSQDRSYASIAAASKRADGRVHVEVVARRPGTDWLVPAVVRLRGLWKPVAVAIASSGAPAGSLIDDLIAAGIDVPKDKEHPERGDLAVMRNGDIVEACGQLADAMNQGTIAHLDQVPLTAAVNGARTRRNGDAWTLDRTSSLVDISPLCAATFARWALLIRGPQVEEDYDVSDSFA
- a CDS encoding HNH endonuclease → MATDRSELTSYEFRQMRARLLAESDVCIVCGHGAADTADHIIPVSKGGARRDPDNLAPIHGVIGCPTCLRKCNNEKGDRPLADVVQLQTSVDWFAGP